From the genome of Gammaproteobacteria bacterium:
CTGCGAGCCTGAGGGCATATGACCATCCGCCGATGCCGGCGAAGAAGTGCGCTTGTCCGTAGGGTTTGATGTCATCGGGGCTTACGTCCAGGATGCTGCGTTCGTCCACGTCGCCGGCGGCAATGAGTCCGCGCTCGATCAGCACGCGCAACCATGCCGAAGCGTGCGGGTCGTTCTCGTTGTAGTAGGCGGGGCGCGTCAATCTGCTACTCTTTGCTCTGCATGCCGTGCGGACAATAGCGAACACATTCAGCATAGCCAGGACCGCCAGGTTCGCCATAGTCGAATTCTCCGGTCATCAGATCGACAAAAACAGCCTGCGAACAACCCCCCCACCCTAGCGGGCACGCCCGGCCACCTTCTGACTGCCACAATCTAGCGCCGCAACTTACTTCATCTCCGCCAGCAAGTTGCACCGCAGCGGTCAAAAGATCGTCAAGAAACATGTTCCACCAAACTCGTCACTTCGCCAACTACTCCACCAATCGCCCTTGCCGCCGCGCGCGTTCCGATTCCAGCCAGGCGGTTTCCAGCATGCGAATCCAGCGGTCGGATAGATCGAACTGCGCGGCCACCCGGGCGTAGCGCCCTTTGTCAGAGCACGGCAGCTTGGCGAGCGCCTCGATGATCGCCACGTTGCGCTTGCTGCACTCCCAGCGCATGCCCTGGGTGATGTAAATCGTCGATCCGCCGATGGCCAGGCGTACCGCTTCCGATGCCTTGAAGGCGATCTCCCCGGCCTCGCCCGGCGCCACGTCGTTCTCCCTGAGCGCCGCGTCTACCGTCTGCGCGATCAGCGCGAGGATCTCCGGGTAGTCCTCAGACAGTTGGAGCGCCATGCCGTGTCCTGGCCTTCCAGGCCTTGAGGGATTCGATAACCTTGCGGGATTGCTCGTCCGAGAGCCATCCGACCGCCCGCACGCCGGTCTGCCGCTCGATGAAAACGCCCAGCGCCCGCTCAGAACCGTCGCGCACCACGCCGGAGGCCGCCATTTCGAGCCACAGGGCGCGGATTTTCCCGGCCAGCGGATCGGTGGCCGCGCGATGCGCGGCGCGCTTGACGTTCTTGAATCCGCGGCTCTGCAGGTGTTCCAGCACCTTGCGGCGCTGTCCGGCGTCCAGATCGGCCGCCGAGCGCTTCGCGGTCAGCGTGAACAGCATCGTCCGGTAGGTGTCATCGTCCAGCCCGAGCTGCTTCTTCGCGATGTGGATCGCGCCAAGCTCGGCGGTTCGGATGTCAGCCCTGGGCATGGCCCTGCTCGATCCAGTCGACCGTGAGTTCATCGCGAGAAAGGCCGTCGCGCGGCACGAAATCCGTGCAGAACAGCCTGCCGTTCGACGACTCTCGCCACTCGTCGAATCGGCCAGCGAACGACCGCCCGAGGATGCCGCAAAGCTCGTCATCGCTGCACTCGTCCGGGCTGCGCCCCTCGCTCAACGGCTTGTCGCGGCCGCAGTTCGAGCAATTCAGTTCGATGAAACACAGGCCTTCCGAGCTGTTGCTCGGTTGCCAGGGCATCGAGTCTTGGGCGTGTTTCATATCCCGATTCCGAGCTTGTT
Proteins encoded in this window:
- a CDS encoding DNA cytosine methyltransferase; translation: MTRPAYYNENDPHASAWLRVLIERGLIAAGDVDERSILDVSPDDIKPYGQAHFFAGIGGWSYALRLA
- a CDS encoding regulatory protein GemA; amino-acid sequence: MPRADIRTAELGAIHIAKKQLGLDDDTYRTMLFTLTAKRSAADLDAGQRRKVLEHLQSRGFKNVKRAAHRAATDPLAGKIRALWLEMAASGVVRDGSERALGVFIERQTGVRAVGWLSDEQSRKVIESLKAWKARTRHGAPTV